A single genomic interval of Corvus hawaiiensis isolate bCorHaw1 chromosome 5, bCorHaw1.pri.cur, whole genome shotgun sequence harbors:
- the SPEF1 gene encoding sperm flagellar protein 1, which yields MTTETLPAGPTPVATAPRRSREATPRYHGSSDALCRPRPRCHGTATLPTGPAPVAMAPRRSGLALMAAAGPDPGPDAALVSLYRWLDTVPLSRPRRNIARDFSDGVLAAEVVKFFFPSMVELHSFVPTSSTAQKVANWGHLNRKVLSKLNFRVPEEMIQQLVQSRPGMAEQLLQLLREKIQERQRQRKGENGKPPAELAALEEGGYLDTGHPKVQSDLGRGCSQERTDREATIPGDMRQQLAEREQALQLARDTIQILQAKVGRLEQLLLLKNVRIDDLSRRLQQLQGQRR from the exons ATGACAACAGAGACGCTCCCTGCAGGCCCCACCCCCGTTGCCACGGCACCGCGACGCTCCCGTGAAGCCACGCCCCGTTACCATGGCAGCAGCGACGCTCTCTGCAGGCCCCGCCCCCGTTGCCATGGCACCGCGACGCTTCCTACAGGCCCCGCCCCCGTTGCCATGGCACCGCGACGCTCTGGCCTGGCCCTCAtggcggccgcggggccggaTCCGGGGCCGGACGCTGCGCTGGTGTCCCTGTACCGCTGGCTGGACACGGTGCCACTGTCGCGGCCGCGCAGGAACATCGCCCGCGACTTCAGCGACGGGG tGCTGGCAGCCGAGGTGGTGAAGTTCTTCTTCCCGTCCATGGTGGAACTGCACAGCTTCGTGCCCACCAGCTCCACGGCGCAGAAAGTCGCCAACTGGGGCCACCTGAACAG GAAAGTGCTGAGTAAGCTGAATTTCCGCGTCCCGGAGGAGATGATCCAGCAGCTGGTCCAGAGCCGGCCGGGAATGGccgagcagctcctgcagctcctgcggGAGAAAatccaggagaggcagaggcagaggaagggagagaatGGGAAG cccccagcagagctggcagcgcTGGAGGAGGGCGGATACCTGGACACAG GCCATCCCAAGGTCCAGAGTGAtttgggaaggggctgcagccaggagaggaCTGACAG GGAGGCGACAATCCCTGGGGACATGCGACAGCAGCTGGCGGAGCGCGAGCAGGCGCTGCAGCTGGCGCGGGACACGATCCAG ATCCTGCAGGCCAAGGTGgggcggctggagcagctcctgctcctcaaGAACGTCCGCATCGACGACCTGAGCCggcggctgcagcagctccagggccagcGGCGCTGA